In the Limanda limanda chromosome 10, fLimLim1.1, whole genome shotgun sequence genome, one interval contains:
- the thoc3 gene encoding THO complex subunit 3 yields MASSRYYQEMQESFRNNSKSREFPAHTAKVHSVAWSCDGRRLASGSFDKTASVFLLEKDRLVKENNYRGHGDSVDQLCWHPTNPDLFVTASGDKTIRIWDVRTTKCIATVNTKGENINICWSPDGQTIAVGNKDDVVTFIDAKTHRSRAEEQFKFEVNEISWSNDNDMFFLTNGNGCINILSYPELKPIQSINAHPSNCICIKFDPTGKHFATGSADALVSLWNVEELVCVRCFSRLDWPVRTLSFSHDGKMLASASEDHFIDICEVETGEKLWEVQCDSPTFTVAWHPKRPLLAYACDDKEGKYDNNREAGTVKLFGLPNDS; encoded by the exons ATGGCGTCGTCCCGCTACTACCAGGAGATGCAGGAGAGCTTCAGGAACAACAGCAAGAGCCGCGAGTTCCCGGCCCACACGGCCAAGGTGCACTCGGTGGCCTGGAGCTGCGACGGGAGGAGACTCGCTTCCGGTTCCTTCGACAAGACTGCGAGCGTCTTCCTGCTGGAGAAGGACCGCCTG gtgAAAGAGAACAACTACCGAGGTCACGGCGACAGCGTGGATCAGCTCTGTTGGCATCCGACGAACCCGGATCTGTTCGTCACGGCGTCCGGAGACAAGACCATTCGCATCTGGGACGTCCGGACCACCAAGTGCATCGCCACCGTCAACACCAAAG GAGAGAACATCAACATCTGCTGGAGTCCTGACGGTCAGACCATCGCCGTCGGGAACAAAGACGACGTGGTGACCTTCATCGACGCCAAGACGCATCGCTCCCGGGCCGAGGAGCAGTTCAAGTTCGAGGTGAACGAGATCTCGTGGAGCAACGACAACGACATGTTCTTCCTCACCAACGGGAACGGCTGCATCAACATTCTGAG TTATCCGGAGCTGAAGCCCATCCAGTCCATCAACGCTCACCCGTCCAACTGCATCTGCATCAAGTTCGACCCCACAGGGAAACACTTTGCCACAGGAAGTGCGGACGCGCTGGTCAGCCTGTGGAACGTGGAGGAGCTTGTGTGCGTCCGCTGCTTCTCCAG GTTAGACTGGCCTGTGAGGACTTTGAGCTTCAGCCACGACGGGAAGATGTTGGCTTCGGCCTCCGAGGATCATTTCATCGACATCTGCGAGGTGGAAACAG GAGAGAAGCTGTGGGAGGTTCAGTGCGACTCCCCGACCTTCACCGTGGCGTGGCACCCGAAGAGGCCGCTGCTCGCCTACGCCTGCGACGACAAGGAGGGAAAGTACGACAACAACCGAGAGGCGGGAACGGTCAAACTGTTCGGCCTCCCCAACGACTCCTGA